From a single Pseudalkalibacillus hwajinpoensis genomic region:
- a CDS encoding M23 family metallopeptidase — translation MRKYCFLILILFLLFPANISLSAEVNEDELRARRMVLFHSMETLTQVPWYIYAGIDQYERSIRRSQKDIPREKGAIAIYLSKEQWSGEANPNQEDSSPESISFFGGMGLDGNGDGKADRTDDEDVLYTIGNFLKHYGTSLEDIRIGLWDYYHRDQAVRTISSNSAVYRTFQTLKLDKHAFPVPLQANYSYRSTWGDRRGWGGLRIHEGTDIFASYGVAVKATSYGTVETKGWNEYGGWRIGIRDIDGNYHYYAHLNGFEKGIEKGRVVQPGEVIGYVGSSGYGPEGTAGKFPPHLHYGIYKDNGRTEWSYDPYPSLRLWERQERSRSR, via the coding sequence TTGAGAAAATATTGTTTTCTTATCCTTATTCTTTTCTTACTCTTTCCAGCAAATATCAGCCTGTCCGCTGAAGTTAACGAAGATGAATTAAGAGCAAGACGAATGGTTCTTTTTCATAGTATGGAGACACTCACACAGGTACCTTGGTACATCTATGCTGGTATTGATCAATATGAAAGAAGTATAAGACGTTCACAAAAAGACATCCCTCGCGAAAAAGGTGCTATTGCCATTTATCTATCTAAAGAACAGTGGAGTGGAGAAGCTAACCCCAACCAGGAAGACTCTTCTCCAGAATCAATTTCTTTTTTTGGGGGCATGGGCCTTGATGGCAATGGGGATGGAAAAGCAGATCGAACTGATGATGAAGATGTTCTCTATACGATTGGAAATTTCTTAAAACATTATGGAACATCATTAGAGGATATTCGAATCGGTCTCTGGGATTATTATCACCGTGATCAAGCAGTGAGAACGATATCAAGCAATAGTGCCGTCTATCGAACATTCCAAACATTAAAGCTTGATAAACACGCCTTCCCTGTTCCCCTTCAAGCAAACTATAGCTATCGAAGCACATGGGGGGACCGACGCGGCTGGGGTGGTCTTCGCATCCATGAAGGAACCGATATCTTCGCATCCTACGGTGTTGCTGTTAAAGCGACCAGTTATGGGACTGTTGAAACGAAAGGCTGGAATGAATATGGTGGATGGCGAATTGGAATCAGAGACATTGATGGTAACTATCACTATTATGCCCACCTGAACGGCTTTGAGAAAGGCATAGAAAAAGGACGTGTCGTGCAGCCCGGGGAAGTTATCGGATACGTTGGAAGCTCCGGATATGGACCAGAAGGAACAGCAGGAAAATTCCCTCCGCATCTTCATTATGGAATCTACAAAGATAACGGAAGAACGGAATGGTCTTATGACCCTTATCCATCATTAAGATTATGGGAAAGGCAAGAACGTTCACGATCACGTTAA
- the lipA gene encoding lipoyl synthase, giving the protein MSKKEEYLRKPEWLKIKLNTNENYKGLKKMMREKKLHTVCEEARCPNIHECWAVRKTATFMILGDVCTRACRFCAVKTGLPTELDWAEPERVAESVEQMGLKHVVITAVARDDLKDGGAAVFAETVRAIRKKNPFCSIEVLPSDMGGQYEALETLMNAKPDIMNHNIETIERLTPRVRARAKYRRTLEFLQRAKEMNPDIPTKSSIMLGLGETKEEIIQTLDDLRAHDVDIVTLGQYLQPSKKHLKVEKYWTPQEFLELKDIALEKGFKHCESGPMVRSSYHADEQVNAAKQAT; this is encoded by the coding sequence ATGAGCAAAAAAGAAGAGTATCTACGTAAACCGGAATGGTTGAAAATAAAATTAAATACCAATGAAAATTACAAAGGTCTTAAGAAGATGATGCGAGAGAAAAAGCTACATACAGTATGTGAGGAAGCGCGCTGTCCAAACATCCATGAGTGTTGGGCTGTCCGTAAAACAGCGACCTTCATGATTCTCGGCGATGTTTGTACACGCGCATGTCGTTTCTGTGCTGTAAAAACGGGTCTTCCAACAGAACTTGATTGGGCTGAGCCAGAGCGCGTAGCAGAATCTGTTGAACAAATGGGATTAAAGCATGTTGTTATTACAGCTGTAGCAAGAGATGATCTAAAAGACGGTGGTGCAGCTGTTTTTGCTGAAACTGTTCGTGCGATCCGTAAAAAAAATCCATTTTGCTCAATTGAAGTACTTCCTTCTGACATGGGTGGTCAATATGAAGCACTTGAAACCTTAATGAATGCAAAGCCTGACATTATGAATCACAACATTGAAACAATTGAGCGCTTGACGCCAAGAGTCCGTGCAAGAGCTAAATATCGTCGTACACTTGAATTTCTTCAACGTGCAAAAGAAATGAACCCTGATATCCCAACAAAATCAAGCATCATGCTCGGTCTTGGAGAAACGAAAGAAGAAATCATTCAAACCCTTGATGACCTTCGCGCACACGACGTCGATATCGTTACACTTGGCCAGTATCTCCAACCTTCGAAAAAGCATTTAAAAGTTGAAAAATACTGGACCCCTCAAGAATTCCTTGAGCTAAAAGACATTGCCTTAGAAAAAGGATTCAAACACTGCGAATCAGGCCCAATGGTACGCTCTTCCTACCATGCCGACGAACAAGTAAACGCAGCAAAACAAGCGACTTAA
- a CDS encoding YhcN/YlaJ family sporulation lipoprotein, which produces MLKKNMILILPLALGLAACQGQNATDPFDHADMTPVKTDPEEYGMNTANTQDRAKKGSYGFVRHSRNTNNSNSQKQPENIAYLDRDQLADMISSMAIVLPNVNDVAALVTDEEVLIGYKSTTKDRDATADQVKKTALSVIPRYYHVYVSDEDGMISEIERYENGSTANGEMDKSIDQTIAKMKKAPQGKKVSDGENENGEMKGEMNEDLNDNDGNEMISK; this is translated from the coding sequence ATGTTGAAAAAAAATATGATACTCATACTACCGTTAGCACTTGGACTCGCTGCATGTCAGGGACAAAATGCGACTGACCCATTCGACCACGCTGACATGACGCCCGTCAAAACAGACCCTGAAGAGTATGGAATGAACACTGCAAATACACAAGATCGAGCTAAAAAAGGCAGTTATGGCTTCGTTAGACACTCAAGAAATACAAATAACAGCAATTCACAAAAGCAACCAGAAAACATTGCCTACCTTGACCGGGATCAGCTAGCTGACATGATTAGCTCAATGGCGATCGTACTTCCTAATGTAAATGACGTGGCAGCACTTGTAACAGACGAAGAAGTCTTAATTGGATACAAATCAACGACAAAAGATCGCGATGCAACAGCTGATCAGGTCAAGAAAACAGCCCTTTCTGTTATTCCACGTTATTACCATGTTTACGTTTCAGATGAGGACGGTATGATTTCTGAAATCGAGCGCTATGAAAATGGTTCCACTGCAAACGGTGAAATGGACAAAAGCATTGACCAGACCATCGCTAAAATGAAAAAAGCACCTCAAGGCAAAAAAGTAAGCGATGGCGAAAACGAGAATGGTGAAATGAAAGGCGAAATGAACGAAGATCTGAATGATAATGATGGAAACGAGATGATATCCAAATAG
- a CDS encoding YutD family protein has protein sequence MIKVNQHSFELVKDEREGWNEEAFLGRYSEILDKYDYIVGDWGYGQLRLKGFFEDRNQKATFDTKYSTVLDYLYEYCNFGCPYFVLRKQKKEKPKKQQQEA, from the coding sequence ATGATAAAAGTTAATCAACACTCATTTGAGTTGGTTAAAGATGAACGGGAGGGGTGGAACGAAGAAGCCTTCCTTGGACGCTATAGTGAAATCCTGGATAAATATGATTATATTGTCGGTGACTGGGGATATGGTCAGCTGAGATTAAAAGGTTTTTTTGAAGACCGTAACCAGAAAGCGACGTTTGATACGAAGTACAGTACGGTGCTGGATTATTTATATGAATACTGCAATTTTGGGTGTCCTTATTTTGTATTAAGGAAGCAGAAGAAGGAAAAACCAAAGAAGCAGCAACAAGAAGCATAA
- a CDS encoding DUF3055 domain-containing protein, with protein MDEDRLIYDEQEATEARFVCFMGSNHRFDLCIVKSDRFFGKSLVLDIQGGKFAIIGHDDLNEPGNLEHAYSLNEEDAEELRTFLREVLRA; from the coding sequence ATGGATGAAGATAGACTCATTTATGATGAACAGGAAGCAACTGAAGCAAGGTTCGTGTGTTTTATGGGAAGTAATCACCGATTTGACCTTTGTATTGTTAAATCCGATCGCTTCTTCGGAAAATCGCTTGTCCTGGACATTCAAGGCGGCAAATTCGCCATTATCGGCCATGATGATTTAAATGAGCCAGGTAATCTTGAGCATGCTTACTCCCTTAATGAAGAAGATGCAGAGGAACTTCGTACATTTCTTCGCGAGGTGTTACGAGCATAA